A genomic segment from Lignipirellula cremea encodes:
- a CDS encoding cupin domain-containing protein: protein MSNRPQPTFQIVDFAEIPGVPCPCGIARRGFGEVSDYPATLHLTEISTEARTHYHKRLTETYYILECGDDAALQLDEQVVPLKPGMAILIPPGVRHRAIGKMRILNFVIPKFDPADEWFDDVS, encoded by the coding sequence ATGAGCAATCGCCCCCAGCCCACTTTTCAGATTGTCGACTTCGCAGAGATTCCCGGCGTGCCGTGCCCTTGCGGGATTGCGAGGCGGGGATTTGGGGAAGTGTCCGACTACCCAGCGACGCTGCATCTGACGGAGATCTCAACCGAAGCGCGGACCCATTACCACAAACGGCTGACCGAGACCTATTACATTCTGGAGTGCGGCGACGACGCGGCCCTGCAGCTGGACGAGCAGGTCGTTCCGCTTAAACCGGGGATGGCGATTCTGATTCCGCCGGGAGTGCGGCATCGGGCGATCGGAAAAATGCGGATTCTGAACTTCGTGATCCCTAAATTCGATCCCGCCGACGAGTGGTTCGACGACGTCTCCTGA
- a CDS encoding ArsR/SmtB family transcription factor, producing the protein MKEQDQRRYEARAKIAKALAHPSRLLMLDLLQQQEYCVGELTQKVGADQSTVSKHLAILKDVGMVSVRKEGSLSYYRLQCDCLGGFFSCMESVLSADLSCRQDAIR; encoded by the coding sequence ATGAAAGAACAGGACCAACGTCGGTACGAAGCCCGCGCCAAAATCGCCAAGGCTTTGGCGCATCCCAGCCGGTTGCTGATGCTCGACCTGCTGCAGCAGCAAGAGTACTGCGTGGGCGAGCTCACACAGAAAGTCGGCGCCGACCAGTCCACCGTTTCTAAACACCTGGCCATTTTAAAAGACGTCGGCATGGTGTCCGTGCGAAAAGAAGGCTCACTCAGCTATTACCGCCTGCAGTGCGACTGCCTGGGCGGATTCTTCTCCTGTATGGAATCGGTGCTGTCCGCCGACCTGTCCTGCCGGCAAGACGCCATCCGCTAA
- a CDS encoding ArsI/CadI family heavy metal resistance metalloenzyme: protein MTPESAVDFPGQFRLHVALNVSDVERSKAFYTLLLGTGPSKERPRYAKFEPTDPSVNLSLNQIDEPIAVAGGSAHFGVQVKTVAAVHAALERFREAGRETLTEEATTCCYAVQDKVWVVDPDGHKWEVFVVLQSDAKDELYAQSGCCSPSLVSLSSSSCSVPSRAIDSPLRE from the coding sequence ATGACGCCTGAATCCGCTGTTGATTTCCCCGGCCAGTTCCGATTGCATGTCGCCTTGAACGTGTCCGATGTAGAACGGTCCAAGGCGTTTTACACCTTACTGCTGGGGACCGGTCCCAGCAAAGAACGACCCCGCTATGCGAAGTTTGAGCCGACCGATCCTTCCGTCAATCTGTCACTGAACCAGATCGACGAGCCAATCGCGGTCGCCGGCGGTTCAGCCCACTTTGGCGTACAAGTGAAAACGGTCGCCGCCGTGCATGCGGCGCTGGAACGGTTCCGCGAGGCTGGCAGGGAAACGCTGACCGAAGAGGCCACCACCTGCTGCTACGCCGTGCAGGACAAGGTCTGGGTTGTTGATCCCGACGGCCACAAGTGGGAAGTCTTCGTGGTGCTGCAGTCCGACGCCAAGGACGAGCTCTACGCCCAGTCCGGCTGCTGCAGCCCCAGCCTGGTTTCCCTCAGTTCCAGTTCCTGCAGCGTCCCGTCGCGTGCAATCGACTCTCCGCTCCGAGAGTAA
- a CDS encoding trypsin-like peptidase domain-containing protein encodes MSHRQPLLSSCRSGRSVAVLLAACLLVSDCFLAQVAWGQETNELQAALTLQNVLADAIAKAEPSVVAIARVSKKRMRDDLSDPLSTDFIPNEFGSGLILDKEGHILTCMHVVRDWENYSFYVWTQQRPFKAVVKAVAKAGDPVTDLAVLKIEAEDLQPITFGSADTLKKGHIVIALGNPYGIARHGEASASWGIVSNLNRSIRPAADLKTHDASKENLHYYGDLIQVDARVNFGSSGGALINLRGELVGVTTSLAMLSGYERSGGLAYPVNQTLKNAVESLKQGRQPEFGFLGIGPSDRPPHERAQGRFGARVTSLVDGTPASRGGLRLDDIITHVNEQPIYGRDDLMLAVGGQTAGDQVVLRVQRGGAERSLPIKLSKKYIAADRPAFSSVEKPAWRGMQVDDSTAIPPEVLATRAEAIDDQGCVVVTQVAPDSLAWKAGVRPYTFISHVGGQRVQTPDEFFRAAARGAGEVALREHAAYGGDVIRTVRP; translated from the coding sequence ATGAGCCACAGGCAACCCCTCCTTTCTTCCTGCCGTTCCGGTCGGAGCGTCGCCGTATTGCTGGCGGCCTGCCTGTTGGTGTCCGACTGCTTCCTGGCGCAAGTCGCCTGGGGACAAGAAACGAACGAACTGCAGGCGGCGCTGACCCTGCAGAACGTGCTGGCCGATGCGATCGCCAAAGCAGAGCCGTCGGTGGTGGCGATCGCCCGCGTCAGCAAAAAGCGGATGCGCGACGACCTGAGCGACCCGCTGAGCACCGATTTCATCCCCAATGAATTCGGCTCCGGGCTGATCCTGGACAAGGAAGGCCACATCCTCACTTGCATGCATGTGGTGCGTGACTGGGAGAACTACTCGTTCTACGTGTGGACGCAGCAACGCCCCTTCAAGGCCGTCGTGAAGGCCGTCGCCAAAGCGGGTGATCCCGTGACCGACCTGGCCGTACTCAAGATTGAAGCGGAAGACCTGCAGCCGATCACCTTTGGCTCCGCCGACACCCTGAAGAAAGGCCACATTGTGATTGCCCTGGGGAATCCGTACGGCATCGCCCGGCACGGAGAAGCCAGCGCCAGCTGGGGCATTGTGTCCAACTTGAACCGCAGCATACGCCCCGCGGCCGATCTCAAGACGCACGACGCCAGCAAAGAAAACCTGCACTATTACGGCGACCTGATCCAGGTCGACGCTCGCGTCAACTTTGGCTCCAGCGGCGGCGCCCTGATCAACCTCCGCGGCGAACTGGTCGGAGTCACCACCTCGCTGGCCATGTTGTCCGGTTACGAAAGATCAGGCGGCCTGGCCTATCCGGTCAATCAAACTCTCAAGAACGCGGTCGAATCACTCAAGCAGGGACGTCAGCCTGAATTCGGCTTCCTGGGTATCGGACCTTCTGACCGGCCCCCGCACGAGCGCGCCCAGGGACGCTTTGGCGCCCGGGTGACTTCCCTGGTGGACGGTACGCCCGCCTCCCGCGGCGGCTTGCGGCTGGATGACATCATTACACATGTCAACGAACAACCCATCTATGGACGGGACGACCTGATGCTGGCCGTAGGCGGGCAGACCGCTGGCGATCAGGTGGTCTTGCGCGTGCAGCGCGGCGGAGCCGAGCGGAGCCTGCCGATCAAACTGTCCAAAAAGTACATCGCCGCCGACCGTCCGGCTTTCTCCAGTGTGGAGAAACCTGCATGGCGGGGCATGCAGGTCGACGACTCGACCGCCATCCCGCCGGAAGTGCTGGCCACCCGGGCCGAAGCGATCGACGATCAGGGCTGCGTGGTCGTGACGCAGGTGGCCCCCGACTCGCTGGCCTGGAAAGCAGGCGTGCGGCCGTATACATTCATCAGCCATGTCGGCGGGCAGCGCGTGCAAACTCCCGACGAATTCTTTCGCGCCGCGGCGCGCGGCGCCGGCGAAGTCGCCCTGCGGGAACATGCCGCCTACGGAGGCGATGTGATTCGCACCGTTCGCCCCTGA
- a CDS encoding HEAT repeat domain-containing protein: MPSDPDAFVQQLPGLLRNLADPTTPHTVAELWCRISAFDWDRSAPVLLGELQTGPAPVQCLVMEVLVEEAELNGDAGLLAFLAPVRQLLEHPDRLVRGAAIGVVRSLSTLDQETIEALRRRAAEDELLLAREALLALIEQDDAMVEEFARWLGESSW, from the coding sequence ATGCCTTCTGACCCCGACGCTTTTGTCCAGCAATTGCCCGGCTTGCTGCGCAATCTGGCCGATCCGACCACGCCGCATACGGTTGCAGAACTCTGGTGCAGGATTTCGGCGTTTGATTGGGATCGCAGTGCGCCGGTGCTGCTGGGGGAGCTTCAGACGGGGCCCGCTCCCGTGCAGTGCCTGGTCATGGAGGTCCTGGTTGAAGAAGCGGAGCTAAACGGCGACGCCGGACTGCTTGCGTTTCTGGCGCCGGTCAGGCAGCTTCTGGAGCATCCGGATCGCCTGGTCCGCGGAGCCGCGATTGGCGTCGTGCGCAGCCTGAGTACGCTTGATCAGGAAACGATCGAGGCGCTGCGGCGCAGGGCGGCCGAGGATGAATTGCTGCTCGCCCGGGAGGCGTTGCTGGCGCTGATCGAACAGGACGACGCCATGGTGGAGGAGTTTGCCCGGTGGTTGGGGGAATCTTCGTGGTAG
- a CDS encoding outer membrane protein assembly factor BamB family protein, whose product MPPKPDWKAFLQPSGITIPYHQSVAVTAPGAMPQGIARNVTSPGGAYGPNPGNGSAPGFAYGPLPGNTSAPGYAYGPLPGNTSAPGYAYGPLPGNTSAPGYAYGPLPGNTSAPGYRGLPIAPGYRGLPNTSAPGYRQPYGPAPGNTTAPGLRGGLPTRFSPSNPNTTAPRFPAPRRSGSYSVPRAFEVGSLPTQNLTGAYAAEAGKADPKDWVNWRGPHYNSKSDETGLPDTLDPEGPDLLWRNTELRGRSTPIVMNGRLYTMNRNKPETSEEGERVLCADAVTGEILWENAFNVWLSDVPDTRVGWSSVVGDPETDYVYALGVCGYFQCIEGATGKTVWSVPMHEHFGLLSTYGGRTNYPIIVDDLVIVSAIVIGWGDQAKPAHRFVAFDKKTGDVVWYNGTAPLPDDTTYSSPALTVVNGEKQMVFGSGDGSVWSFQPRTGKRLWFYEFARRGLNVAPIVANGIVYTNQAEENIVPPDFPPTMGGVVALDPSAKGKTTPIWRNEEIVAGRASPLEIDGRIYIFDDRAKAWVYDAKTGKEIMGKKALGTVMQANALYADGRIYLWTSGGRWYVLTPTEKGFDIDEKGRFPQGEECISSPIVSHGRIYLQTTEAMYCLEDKTKEHGLAEAPAEPEETPIEKDMTPAQIQIVPAEVLMKPSESQAFTVRVFNANGQLLSKTSDEATFTVEGAGQVDADGVFHPAADSGHTAAYVTAKVGELSSTSRIRIVPELPWKFDFTGKKEPPVTWVGARYRHIIRNVDGNDMMVKITTIPKGTRSRAWFGQSDLHDYTIQADVKGSITDGKMPDIGLIAQGYKLDLQGASQILQIRAWDPQLRMARQVDLDWKPDTWYTMKFRAETADGKAILKGKIWPKGQPEPQEWTVEAEDKSPQMTGSPGLYGNAKDAEIFLDNITVTEN is encoded by the coding sequence GTGCCTCCCAAGCCCGACTGGAAAGCTTTTCTGCAGCCGTCCGGGATTACCATTCCCTATCACCAGTCGGTCGCCGTCACGGCCCCTGGCGCTATGCCGCAAGGGATCGCCCGCAATGTAACCAGCCCCGGCGGCGCCTACGGCCCCAACCCGGGCAACGGTTCGGCGCCCGGCTTTGCCTACGGTCCGCTGCCCGGCAACACGTCGGCCCCCGGTTATGCCTACGGCCCGCTGCCTGGCAACACGTCGGCCCCGGGTTATGCTTATGGCCCGCTGCCCGGCAACACGTCGGCCCCCGGTTATGCTTATGGCCCGCTGCCCGGCAACACGTCGGCCCCCGGTTATCGCGGTCTGCCGATCGCCCCCGGTTATCGCGGATTGCCGAATACCTCGGCTCCTGGCTATCGCCAGCCTTATGGTCCGGCCCCGGGCAACACCACGGCTCCCGGCCTGAGGGGCGGTTTGCCGACGCGTTTCTCGCCGTCCAATCCGAACACCACGGCCCCGCGTTTCCCCGCGCCGCGTCGTTCCGGCAGTTACTCGGTGCCGCGTGCCTTTGAAGTCGGCAGCCTGCCGACGCAGAACTTGACCGGCGCCTATGCGGCCGAAGCCGGCAAAGCGGACCCGAAAGACTGGGTCAACTGGCGCGGCCCGCATTACAACAGCAAGTCCGACGAAACGGGCCTGCCCGATACGCTTGATCCCGAAGGCCCCGATCTGCTCTGGCGCAACACCGAACTGCGCGGCCGCAGCACGCCGATCGTCATGAACGGCCGTCTGTACACCATGAACCGCAATAAGCCGGAAACCAGCGAAGAAGGCGAACGCGTCCTGTGCGCCGATGCCGTCACCGGCGAAATCCTGTGGGAAAACGCCTTCAACGTCTGGCTGTCGGACGTACCCGATACGCGTGTCGGCTGGTCCTCGGTCGTCGGCGATCCGGAAACCGATTATGTCTACGCCCTGGGCGTTTGCGGCTATTTCCAGTGCATCGAAGGCGCCACAGGCAAAACGGTCTGGTCGGTCCCGATGCACGAGCATTTCGGCCTGCTCAGCACCTACGGCGGACGCACCAACTACCCGATCATTGTGGACGATCTGGTGATCGTCAGTGCAATTGTCATCGGCTGGGGCGACCAGGCCAAACCGGCCCACCGCTTTGTCGCTTTTGACAAAAAGACAGGCGACGTGGTCTGGTACAACGGCACGGCCCCCCTGCCCGACGACACCACGTACAGCAGCCCTGCCTTGACCGTGGTCAACGGCGAAAAGCAGATGGTGTTTGGCTCTGGCGACGGCAGCGTCTGGAGTTTCCAGCCCCGCACCGGCAAACGTCTGTGGTTCTACGAATTTGCCCGTCGCGGGTTGAACGTCGCCCCGATTGTCGCCAACGGCATCGTCTATACGAACCAGGCCGAAGAGAACATTGTGCCCCCCGACTTCCCGCCGACGATGGGCGGCGTGGTCGCACTGGATCCGTCCGCCAAGGGGAAAACAACGCCGATCTGGCGAAACGAAGAAATCGTCGCCGGCCGCGCCTCGCCGCTGGAAATCGACGGACGTATCTACATCTTCGACGACCGCGCCAAAGCCTGGGTGTACGACGCCAAAACGGGCAAGGAAATCATGGGGAAAAAAGCCCTCGGCACCGTGATGCAGGCGAACGCCTTGTACGCCGACGGTCGGATTTACCTGTGGACCTCCGGCGGTCGCTGGTACGTGCTGACGCCGACCGAAAAAGGCTTTGACATCGACGAGAAAGGCCGCTTCCCGCAGGGGGAAGAGTGCATCTCCTCGCCGATTGTGTCGCATGGCCGGATCTACCTGCAGACGACCGAAGCGATGTATTGCCTGGAAGATAAAACCAAAGAGCACGGCCTGGCGGAAGCCCCGGCCGAGCCGGAAGAAACGCCGATCGAAAAGGACATGACCCCGGCCCAGATCCAGATTGTGCCGGCCGAAGTGTTGATGAAGCCCAGCGAAAGCCAGGCCTTTACCGTCCGCGTGTTCAATGCGAACGGCCAGCTGCTCTCCAAAACGAGCGATGAAGCGACCTTCACCGTCGAAGGCGCCGGCCAGGTCGATGCCGACGGCGTGTTCCACCCGGCCGCTGATTCGGGCCATACGGCCGCTTATGTAACGGCCAAAGTGGGCGAACTGTCCAGCACCAGCCGCATCCGAATTGTGCCGGAATTGCCCTGGAAATTCGACTTCACCGGCAAAAAAGAGCCGCCCGTCACTTGGGTCGGCGCTCGCTATCGCCATATCATTCGCAACGTCGACGGCAACGACATGATGGTCAAAATCACGACCATCCCCAAAGGCACCCGCAGCCGGGCCTGGTTTGGCCAGTCGGACCTCCACGACTACACCATCCAGGCCGACGTCAAGGGCTCCATCACCGACGGCAAAATGCCTGACATCGGCCTGATTGCCCAGGGCTACAAGCTCGACCTGCAGGGCGCCAGCCAGATCCTGCAGATTCGTGCCTGGGATCCCCAGCTGCGGATGGCCCGCCAGGTTGACTTGGACTGGAAACCCGACACCTGGTACACCATGAAATTCCGCGCCGAGACCGCTGACGGCAAGGCCATTCTGAAGGGAAAAATCTGGCCCAAAGGTCAGCCCGAACCCCAGGAATGGACCGTAGAAGCAGAAGACAAGTCGCCGCAAATGACCGGCAGCCCCGGCCTGTACGGTAACGCCAAGGATGCGGAAATTTTCCTGGACAATATCACTGTCACCGAGAACTAG